A genomic stretch from Chitinophaga agri includes:
- a CDS encoding response regulator: MIKKVLRSRKCILVADDDADDRELIKVAFEESGAEVELRFVENGEELMFYLNRHGKYADEDKYPFPSIILLDLNMPRKDGREALREIKEHVNLKWLPIIILTTSTEAKDISKCYELGVNSYTIKPANFSDLVAFTRMLHTYWFTVVQLP; the protein is encoded by the coding sequence ATGATCAAAAAGGTGCTACGTAGCAGGAAATGTATACTGGTGGCAGACGATGACGCAGACGACAGGGAATTAATCAAAGTGGCTTTTGAAGAGAGTGGTGCGGAAGTGGAATTACGTTTTGTCGAGAATGGGGAAGAACTTATGTTTTATCTGAACAGGCATGGAAAATATGCGGATGAGGACAAGTATCCTTTTCCCAGTATTATCCTTCTTGACCTGAATATGCCCCGCAAGGATGGTCGTGAAGCCCTGCGTGAAATAAAAGAACACGTTAACCTGAAATGGCTGCCCATTATTATCCTCACTACCTCCACAGAGGCGAAGGATATTTCTAAATGTTATGAGCTGGGTGTCAATAGCTATACTATCAAGCCAGCTAACTTTTCAGATCTGGTGGCTTTTACCCGCATGCTGCATACCTATTGGTTTACAGTTGTACAGTTACCGTAG
- a CDS encoding biliverdin-producing heme oxygenase has product MIELLRERTGKQHQDLERVLIPRIKAANTPEAYTSLLQLFYGYYYPLEQHIAAHMDITFPGGFERRRKAALLLDDIAAITNAPAIQPICCNDIPEIADNAQALGAMYVLEGSTLGGQVICQILSRNLSSPDLPKALSFFNGYGADTQSYWDTFVHYLQGYNGDDTQRQRLLDAAAATFEHFRSWAVSQQNASL; this is encoded by the coding sequence ATGATCGAACTGTTAAGGGAACGTACGGGTAAGCAACATCAGGATCTTGAGCGTGTACTGATCCCCAGGATTAAAGCTGCCAATACGCCCGAAGCGTATACCAGCCTGTTACAACTTTTTTACGGCTATTACTATCCGTTGGAGCAGCATATCGCTGCACATATGGATATAACTTTTCCAGGTGGTTTCGAAAGACGCAGGAAAGCGGCACTTTTACTGGATGATATAGCAGCCATTACCAATGCCCCTGCTATTCAGCCCATTTGCTGTAATGATATTCCGGAAATTGCAGATAATGCCCAGGCCTTGGGTGCGATGTATGTGCTGGAAGGCTCTACGCTTGGCGGACAGGTTATCTGCCAGATCCTCTCCCGCAACCTGTCATCTCCCGATTTGCCAAAAGCACTTTCTTTCTTCAATGGTTATGGTGCCGATACCCAGTCTTACTGGGATACATTTGTACACTACCTCCAGGGTTATAATGGCGATGATACACAGCGTCAGAGACTGTTAGATGCTGCTGCTGCTACATTTGAGCACTTCAGATCGTGGGCTGTCAGTCAGCAGAATGCTTCACTGTAA
- a CDS encoding glutamine synthetase beta-grasp domain-containing protein, with amino-acid sequence MVKLEYIWLDGYQPTQSLRSKTKIEKEFNGTLEELSMWSFDGSSTRQAPGGSSDCLLKPVFFVKDPQRKNAYLVMCEVLNADGTPHPSNGRATIEDDDNDFWFGFEQEYFLWNPNNNKPLGFPDGGYPNPQGQYYCSVGANNAFGRDIVEEHLDVCIEAGLNVEGINAEVAAGQWEFQIFSKGAKAAGDQIWIARYLLERIGEKYGVSINWHCKPLGTLDWNGSGMHANFSNNLLRTAGNKAVYDKVCEAFRPVVKEHIDVYGADNHLRLTGLHETASIHDFSYGVSDRGASIRIPIATVDRGWNGYLEDRRPNSAADPYKVAARIIKTVKSVAL; translated from the coding sequence ATGGTAAAATTAGAGTACATCTGGCTCGATGGTTATCAACCAACTCAAAGCCTGAGAAGTAAAACCAAAATCGAAAAAGAATTCAACGGCACACTGGAAGAACTTTCAATGTGGAGCTTTGACGGTTCATCTACAAGGCAGGCTCCAGGTGGCTCTTCTGATTGTTTGCTGAAGCCGGTTTTCTTTGTGAAAGATCCACAGAGAAAGAATGCGTACCTGGTGATGTGTGAAGTACTGAACGCTGATGGTACTCCACATCCATCCAATGGCCGTGCTACCATTGAGGACGATGATAATGATTTCTGGTTTGGCTTTGAGCAGGAGTATTTCCTGTGGAACCCAAACAACAATAAGCCTTTAGGTTTCCCTGATGGCGGATATCCAAACCCACAGGGTCAGTACTACTGCTCTGTAGGTGCTAACAATGCATTCGGTCGTGACATCGTGGAAGAACACCTGGACGTTTGTATCGAAGCTGGTCTGAACGTAGAAGGTATCAACGCGGAAGTAGCTGCTGGTCAGTGGGAATTCCAGATTTTCTCCAAAGGTGCTAAAGCTGCCGGTGACCAGATCTGGATCGCCCGTTACCTCCTGGAAAGGATCGGTGAGAAATACGGTGTATCTATCAACTGGCACTGTAAACCATTAGGTACCCTGGACTGGAATGGTTCCGGTATGCATGCTAACTTCTCTAACAACCTGCTGAGAACTGCTGGTAACAAAGCTGTATATGATAAAGTATGTGAAGCTTTCCGCCCGGTGGTGAAAGAGCACATCGATGTATATGGTGCCGATAACCACTTACGTCTGACGGGTCTGCACGAAACCGCATCTATCCACGACTTCAGCTACGGTGTATCTGACCGTGGTGCTTCCATCCGTATCCCTATTGCCACTGTAGACAGAGGCTGGAATGGTTACCTGGAAGACAGACGTCCAAATTCCGCAGCAGATCCATACAAAGTAGCTGCGAGAATCATTAAAACTGTAAAATCAGTAGCGCTCTAA
- a CDS encoding S41 family peptidase, with protein sequence MACRKDHKSDPPPAPPAEGTREQLTLDSIYLYAQQVYLWYDALPAYDVFNPRQYATGGNLLSNYQRELYAMTQFKINDVTGEAYEYSGTPSHSKYSFITEESLDGGRQGTVDLNDKGDDLGIGLSANGNIDVRVRIVHPSSPAAAAGLTRGMKVTAINGTSVNVNSGSFIESALAQNSATLTIQRENGTTSTVTITRKNYSTTAVLKTAILDAGTQKVGYIAYSRFSNYSVTKAAIDQAFSQFTAAGVTALIVDLRYNGGGYTQTAEYMVNHIAPSSLNGKVMYTEYFNTLLQTGKAPILKQQLYRNSAGETVMWNGHLATYADLDYTVAGNTFKFEDVGTLNTVKQVVFIVSGSTASASELVINSLKPYMPVKLVGSITYGKPVGFFGLRIDKYTVYMSNFYMKNSAGFGDYFHGLEVDIPSFDDVTHDFGDPGEMCVMSALNYIEGHPAGRIGAMRQVVHMGPASFNGMIETRLKLH encoded by the coding sequence ATGGCGTGCCGAAAGGATCACAAGTCCGACCCGCCACCTGCACCTCCTGCTGAAGGAACCCGCGAACAGCTAACCCTGGACTCCATCTACCTCTACGCGCAACAGGTATACCTCTGGTATGATGCCCTTCCTGCCTATGACGTGTTCAATCCGCGTCAGTATGCCACCGGTGGTAATCTGCTGTCTAACTATCAGCGGGAGCTTTATGCAATGACACAGTTCAAGATCAATGATGTGACGGGAGAGGCCTATGAATATTCAGGTACACCCAGCCATTCCAAATATTCTTTTATCACCGAAGAAAGCCTGGATGGTGGCCGGCAGGGTACAGTTGACCTGAACGATAAAGGGGATGATCTGGGAATCGGTCTATCTGCCAACGGGAATATCGATGTGCGTGTACGTATCGTACATCCTTCTTCTCCGGCTGCTGCTGCCGGTTTGACCCGCGGAATGAAAGTAACCGCAATTAACGGTACTTCTGTTAATGTAAATTCAGGCTCATTTATAGAGTCCGCCCTGGCACAAAACTCCGCCACGCTCACCATACAAAGGGAAAATGGCACAACCAGTACAGTGACCATCACCCGCAAAAATTATTCAACTACAGCGGTACTGAAAACGGCTATTCTGGATGCCGGTACGCAGAAAGTAGGGTACATCGCTTACAGCAGGTTCTCTAATTATAGTGTTACCAAGGCCGCTATAGACCAGGCCTTCAGTCAGTTCACCGCTGCCGGTGTTACGGCATTGATAGTAGATCTCCGCTATAACGGCGGTGGTTATACACAGACGGCTGAATATATGGTCAATCACATTGCACCATCCTCGCTGAATGGAAAAGTAATGTATACAGAGTACTTTAATACCCTGTTACAAACCGGAAAAGCGCCCATTTTAAAACAACAGTTATATCGTAACAGTGCCGGTGAAACGGTGATGTGGAACGGACATCTGGCTACCTATGCAGACCTGGATTATACCGTGGCCGGTAATACCTTTAAGTTTGAGGACGTAGGTACACTGAATACTGTAAAACAGGTCGTATTTATCGTAAGTGGCAGTACCGCTTCTGCCAGCGAACTGGTGATCAACAGCCTGAAACCCTATATGCCGGTGAAACTGGTGGGGTCTATTACTTATGGAAAACCGGTAGGTTTCTTTGGTTTACGTATCGACAAATACACTGTATACATGTCTAACTTTTATATGAAGAACTCAGCAGGCTTCGGTGACTATTTCCACGGCCTGGAAGTAGATATTCCTTCATTCGATGATGTAACACATGACTTCGGTGATCCCGGGGAGATGTGTGTCATGTCCGCACTTAATTATATAGAGGGGCATCCTGCCGGCCGTATCGGAGCGATGAGACAGGTGGTACACATGGGGCCGGCTTCCTTTAATGGTATGATCGAAACCAGGTTAAAACTGCATTGA
- a CDS encoding HmuY family protein — protein MKLSRLFLVLAVGTGLFSACSKDEEPTVVIPPSDGSQLTLNGGGGTGSPNTVYVDFSSDSTATRARTSWVLGFYGGAEYRVILNGFTSASAVALNKTDINTVNIEDTAGVKMAIGQGAGTLSMIDDVYGDLTKTAIAEVSATDANNKVYLVKPETSSATDPATWFKIRVTRTSNGYTLQYAKLKETTIKTATITKDDSFNFTFFSLEGANTVNVEPKKATWDIAWSYAAYFTATIPYFFSDFVVINQYAGVSAAKVDSTVIGYNSFTAANIAAQTFSNKRDAIGSSWRATTGNGIYKNFYYVVKDAAGNYYKLKFVSMGLNDGGTRGYPVIEYKLVKSAN, from the coding sequence ATGAAATTAAGCAGACTTTTCCTCGTACTTGCTGTTGGAACCGGATTATTCAGTGCATGTAGTAAAGATGAGGAACCCACCGTTGTGATACCACCTTCTGATGGTTCTCAGCTTACCCTGAATGGCGGTGGTGGTACAGGCTCCCCTAATACTGTATATGTAGACTTCAGCTCAGACTCAACCGCTACACGCGCACGTACCAGCTGGGTACTCGGTTTTTATGGTGGGGCTGAATACCGTGTCATTCTGAATGGCTTTACCTCCGCCAGCGCCGTTGCTTTAAATAAAACAGATATCAACACTGTGAACATAGAAGATACTGCTGGTGTGAAAATGGCTATCGGACAGGGTGCTGGTACACTCAGTATGATCGACGATGTATACGGTGATCTGACTAAAACGGCTATCGCTGAAGTATCTGCTACTGATGCCAATAACAAGGTATACCTGGTAAAACCTGAAACTTCTTCAGCTACTGATCCTGCTACCTGGTTTAAGATCCGTGTTACACGTACCAGTAACGGTTACACCTTACAGTACGCGAAGCTGAAAGAAACTACTATCAAAACTGCTACGATCACTAAAGATGATAGCTTCAACTTTACCTTCTTTTCCCTGGAAGGTGCTAATACAGTGAATGTAGAACCTAAAAAGGCAACCTGGGATATTGCCTGGTCTTATGCCGCTTACTTCACTGCTACTATTCCATACTTCTTCTCTGACTTTGTTGTGATCAACCAGTATGCAGGCGTTTCTGCAGCTAAAGTGGATAGCACTGTGATAGGTTATAACAGCTTTACAGCAGCAAACATTGCTGCGCAGACTTTCAGTAACAAACGTGATGCGATCGGTAGCAGCTGGAGAGCAACTACTGGTAATGGCATCTACAAGAATTTCTACTATGTTGTGAAAGATGCAGCAGGTAACTACTATAAACTGAAATTTGTCAGCATGGGGCTTAATGATGGTGGTACAAGAGGCTATCCGGTGATCGAATACAAGCTGGTAAAGTCAGCAAACTAG
- a CDS encoding GAF domain-containing protein, with translation MEKRNFDATFCGSVPLHQINLIQPYGMLLVIQLADYKIVQVSENITGAVGLPPAAVVDTWLSDYILPHQMEDLQVKLAEGLVNKLPFTLTFNGTGGAKDYLAVAHLSGEALLLEIEGLDEQGEEHSFIDIYQQLKYAMAAINAAPSIKVACETAARQLKALSGYDKVMVYQFDKDWNGTVIAEELEPGMESYLGLTFPASDIPRQARAMYLDNPYRMIPNREYVPVSLYPVINPLTNAFTDLSGCNLRSVPAVHLEYMKNMEIMTSMSCRILKDGQLWGLFSCHHRTAYRLPYEGRAQFELLSDIIAARIQALYYKEQGDEYTKLHDIHTRLVEQVFTTGDLFNGLLGRETSILQLLNASGAAVMYNRRLETVGKTPDKNELKDLFLWLQSRNAGQIFQELNLSAIYEPAIHFADIASGILVIPVQPNKGEYLVVFRPEVIQEVNWGGNPNEALRFEKDNIQYHPRNSFSLWQQTVRNTALPWKQTEIQMAGLLRNFVLEFIIRGLD, from the coding sequence ATGGAAAAAAGGAACTTTGACGCTACCTTTTGTGGTAGTGTTCCGCTTCATCAGATCAATCTGATACAGCCTTACGGTATGTTGCTGGTAATACAGCTCGCGGATTATAAAATTGTACAGGTAAGTGAAAATATTACCGGCGCTGTTGGTTTACCTCCGGCAGCAGTAGTAGATACATGGTTGTCTGATTATATCCTTCCCCACCAGATGGAAGACCTGCAGGTGAAACTGGCGGAAGGACTGGTGAATAAATTGCCTTTCACACTTACTTTTAACGGTACAGGCGGTGCTAAAGATTATCTGGCCGTTGCTCACCTCTCCGGAGAAGCGTTGCTGCTGGAAATAGAAGGCCTTGATGAGCAGGGGGAGGAGCATTCCTTTATAGATATTTATCAGCAGCTGAAATACGCTATGGCGGCCATCAATGCCGCGCCAAGTATTAAAGTAGCCTGTGAAACGGCTGCCCGCCAGCTGAAAGCATTGTCCGGTTATGATAAAGTGATGGTCTACCAGTTCGACAAAGACTGGAATGGTACCGTGATTGCCGAAGAACTGGAACCCGGAATGGAATCTTACCTCGGACTCACCTTTCCCGCGTCCGATATTCCGCGTCAGGCCAGGGCCATGTACCTGGATAACCCTTACCGCATGATCCCCAACAGGGAATATGTGCCCGTAAGCCTCTATCCCGTTATCAACCCACTCACTAACGCCTTTACCGACCTTTCGGGTTGTAACCTGCGTAGTGTGCCTGCCGTACACCTCGAGTATATGAAGAACATGGAGATCATGACTTCCATGTCCTGCCGTATCCTGAAAGACGGTCAGCTATGGGGACTCTTCTCCTGTCACCATCGTACGGCCTACCGTTTGCCATATGAAGGAAGGGCACAGTTTGAATTGTTATCCGATATTATCGCAGCGCGTATCCAGGCCCTGTACTATAAAGAACAGGGAGATGAATACACGAAATTGCATGACATTCATACCAGGCTGGTAGAACAGGTATTCACCACCGGAGACCTGTTCAATGGTTTACTGGGTCGGGAGACCAGCATTTTACAGTTACTGAATGCGTCCGGTGCTGCTGTTATGTACAACCGCCGCCTGGAGACGGTGGGTAAGACGCCAGATAAAAATGAGTTGAAAGACCTGTTCCTCTGGCTGCAAAGCAGGAATGCCGGTCAGATATTCCAGGAACTGAATTTGTCAGCCATCTATGAACCAGCCATTCACTTTGCAGATATCGCCAGCGGTATACTGGTCATCCCGGTACAACCGAATAAAGGAGAGTACCTCGTGGTATTCCGCCCGGAAGTGATCCAGGAAGTGAACTGGGGAGGTAATCCCAATGAAGCGCTGCGGTTTGAGAAGGATAATATACAATACCATCCCCGTAACTCATTTAGCCTCTGGCAGCAAACCGTTCGTAACACCGCTTTACCGTGGAAACAAACAGAAATCCAGATGGCAGGGTTACTCCGTAA